The genomic segment CGCCAGGTAGGCGACGACGGTGACGACGGCGACACCGACGATCCAGAGCGGTGCGGACGCCCGTCCCGGACGGAGCTCACGCGTTTCGGTCATACCAGAGACCCTGCCAGGTCCGGGCCACCGACGAATGAGTACGGCCACTTAGCTCCACACAGGATCCGGGGCCGAAACAACACGCAGCGTGAAGGTTGAACCGAGCCCGGCTCGGTGTTCGTGCGCCCTGGAGATGATCCGATACCGTGATGAGGATGACTGGCCAGGGTGCCCCCGGCGAGTCGCCCGCGGTGATCGTCGAGCGGGCCGCCTCGCTCACCGACTATCTGCTCGCCGTGCGCGCGCAGATGGAGAAGCCGGTGCGCACCGTCCCCACCGAGGACGCCGTCTGGCAGCACACCCTGCCGGCGCACCGGGACTGCCAGTCGGGGCCGTCGCCGGACGGCGCGACCTGGCTGCGGGTCGGCCTGCCACCGGCGCCGGCCGCCATCAAGGTGCCGCCGGACCTGATCGGCCACCTCGCCGCCGAGCCGACCGCCGCGGCCGAGCCGACCCTGCGTACGGCCGGGCCGGAGCCCGCCCCGGCGGACCTGGACTGGCGGTTCGAGCGCTGGCGCGACGACGAGTGGCGGCCGTGGGCCGCCGAGGCGGGCGCCGTCGAGCGGACCCGCACCCTGCACCGCCGGTTGTTCGACCTCAAGCACAAGGTCGACATGAACACCGCCACCCACGAGCTGGTCTGGGGTCACGGCATCCTGCACCTCGCCATCGACGGCAAGCGGGTCGCCTACCCGCTGGTGGTGACGCCGGTGGCGATCGACTACGACCCCGACCGGGCGCTGGTCGCGGTGGCGCCGCAGGGCGGCGGCCGGCTGCAGACCGACCCGCTGGCCGGGCTCGACGAGCGCTACCTGAACCAGCTGCTCGCCCTGGCCGGCCCCGGTGGCCAGGTCGACGTGGACCCGTGGGACGACCTCGGCCGGCGCGAGCTGTACGAGCGGGCGCTGCGGCGGCTGGGCCACGACCCGGTGCTGCGGGAGCCGGACGGCCCCGACCCGGGCACCCCGCACGTGCACGACACCGCCGTGCTGTTCCTGCGGCCCAAGCAGCGGATGGTCCGCCGGTTCCTGGAGCAGCTCCGGGATCGGCTGCTCGACGGCGACCCGACCGGCGTCGGCTCCCTCGCGGCGATCCTGGCGCACGAGCCGAGCCGGCTGCGGATGCCCGACGACCAGCCGGACCAGTGGGCGCCGGTGGGGCAGCGCCTACTCATGCCGCTGCCCACCAACGAAGCCCAGGAGTCGATCGCCCGCCGGCTCGCCCAGCACCGCAACGTCGCCGTGCAGGGCCCGCCCGGCACCGGCAAGACCCACACCATCCGCAACCTGATCTGCCACCTGATGGCCAACGGCAAGCGGGTGCTGGTGGTGGCCCAGAAGGAGGACCCGCTGCGGGTGCTCCGCGACGGCCTGCCCGCCGAGATCCGCGCCCTCTGCCTGGCCGTGCTCGGCCGCTCCACCGACCAGCTCGTCCAGCTCCAGCTCGCCGCCCGGGAGCTCTCCGACCGGGCCGCCACCCTGGACCGGACGGCCGAGCAGACCAAGGTCGACCGGCTCACCGCCCAACTGGAGGAGGCGGAACGGGAGCTGGGCCTGGCCATGGCCGGGCTACGGGCGGTGGCCGAGCAGGAGGCGTCCACCTACGCCATCGACGGGGTCACCCTGACCCCGGGCGACGTCGGCGCCTGGCTGCGCGGCCACGCCCAGGCGTACGGCGACATCCCCGACCCGGTCAGCGGCCCGGCGCCGCTGACCGCCGACGAGTTCACCGAACTGATCCGGCTCGCCACCGGGTTGGCCGCGCCGGACCGGGCGCGCGCCGTCCACCAGCTCCCACCCGCCGGTGAGCTGCCGACCGCCGGGGCGGTGCGGGCGGACCGTGCGGCGCGGGTCGCCGCCGCCGCCGAGCTGGACCGGCTGGCCGGCGCCGGGGTCGACCTCGGCGCGGTCCGGTCCATCGGAGCGCAGCAGCTCGACGAGCTGCTCACCGCGCTGCGCCAGTCGGTGACCTGGCTGACCGGCCGGGAGGGCAGCTGGACGGATCTGCTCGGCCGGCTGCTGGCCGAGCCGCACTGGCAGCGGATGTGGCACGACCACGTGACCGCCTGCACCCGGATGCTCGGCCAACTCGCCGAGGCGGCCAGGATCATCGGCGGCAACGCCGTCAGCATCCCCGACGCGCTCGCCGCCGAACCGCGCCGGCTCCTCGGCCAGCTCGGCGAACTACGCAACCGGTACGCGGCCGGCAAGAGCGTCGGCCGGCTGGTCCAACCCGCCCTGGCCCGGCTGGCCGCCGACTGTCGGGTCGACGGGGAGCCGCTGCGCACCACCGCCGACGTCGACATCGTGGTCGCCCACGTGGACCGGGCGCGGCTGCGCCAGCAGCTCGCCGCCGGCTGGGACGAGTGGTCCCGCCGGCTGGGCATCCCGGCGCCGGAGGAGCACGCCGACCCGGAGGTCTGGGTGGGGGCGCGGCTGAGCGAGGCCGGCCGGTCACTGGACTGGGACCGGCGGCAGTGGCCGGTGCTGCACCGGGAGCTGCGTCGGCTCGTACCCCGGGCCGACCTGGCGTTGGACGCGGCCCGGCTCGGGCAGGTCGCCGCCCTGCTGGCCCGCTGCCCGGCGGTCTTCGACCACGACCGGCTGGCCGCCGCCGACCGGGACCTGGCGGCGAAGCTGCGCGACGGGCTCGCCCAACCGGACGCCAGTGACCTGTGGCGCCGCCTCGACGACGCGTGGCGGGACGCGGAGCTGACCGGCTGGGACGAGGCGCGGGCCGAGGCCGGGCGGCTCGCCGCGCTGGTTCCGCAGGTACGCCGCTATCTGGAACTGCGCGGGCGGCTGGCGGCGATCGCCCCGCAGTGGGCGGCGGCCATCGAGGCCGGTACCGCCCCGGCGCTGGCTGGCTCGGGTCCCGACTGCCTCGCCCGGTGGCGGTGGCGGCAGGCGCAGACCTGGTTCGACGCGGTGATCGGCAGTGTCGACCCGGCGGTGCTGAACCGGCGGGTGGAGCAGAGCCGGGAGCGGATCCGCCGGTTGACCGAGGATCTGGTGGTGGCCGCCGCCTGGCTGGCGGTGGCCGGTGCGCTCGACGACCGGCGCCGGGCCGCGCTGGCCGACTGGACCACCGCGCTCCGCAAGATCGGCAAGGGTACCGGGAAGAGTGCGGCGGCCTGGCAGGGCCACGCCCAGCGGGCGATGGCGGCGGCCGTGGAGGCGGTGCCGGTGTGGGTGATGTCGATCGACCGGGCGGTGGAGCAGTTCGCCGGCGGCGCCAGCTTCGATGTGGTGATCATCGACGAGGCGTCGCAGGCCGACATGTTCGCGCTGCCGGTGCTGACGCTCGCCAGCCGGGCCGTGGTGGTCGGCGACGACCAGCAGATCGGCCCGCAGTTGACCTTCGTCGGTTCGGTGGCCGGGCTGATCGGCGCCCACCTGGCCGACGTGCCCTCGGCGGAGCACTTCGATCCGGAGGGCAGTCTCTACGACCACGCGGTGCGGCGGTCGCCCGAGCGGATTCTGCTCACCGAGCACTTCCGCTGCGTACCGCAGATCATCGAGTTCTCCAGCCGGCAGTACTACGACGGCAAGATCGAGCCGCTGCGCACCGACCGGGTGCCGGGGATCGGTGAGCCGGTGGTGCCGGTGCACGTGCCGGCGGGGGTACGCCAGTCGCTGGCCGGCTTCGGCGACGTCAACGTCCCCGAGGCCGAGGCGCTGGTCGAGCGGCTCGCCGGGATCGTCGCCGACGAGGCGTACGCGGGCCGTACCCTCGGCGTGGTCAGCCTGCTCAGCAGCAGTGGCCAGGCGTTGTACCTGCTCTCCCGGATCCGGCAGGAGATCGGCGAGGAGGAGATGGAGCGGCGCCGGCTGCGGGTCGGCGACGCCTACACCTTCCAGGGTGACGAGCGGGACGTGGTGCTGGTT from the Solwaraspora sp. WMMD1047 genome contains:
- a CDS encoding AAA domain-containing protein, translated to MTGQGAPGESPAVIVERAASLTDYLLAVRAQMEKPVRTVPTEDAVWQHTLPAHRDCQSGPSPDGATWLRVGLPPAPAAIKVPPDLIGHLAAEPTAAAEPTLRTAGPEPAPADLDWRFERWRDDEWRPWAAEAGAVERTRTLHRRLFDLKHKVDMNTATHELVWGHGILHLAIDGKRVAYPLVVTPVAIDYDPDRALVAVAPQGGGRLQTDPLAGLDERYLNQLLALAGPGGQVDVDPWDDLGRRELYERALRRLGHDPVLREPDGPDPGTPHVHDTAVLFLRPKQRMVRRFLEQLRDRLLDGDPTGVGSLAAILAHEPSRLRMPDDQPDQWAPVGQRLLMPLPTNEAQESIARRLAQHRNVAVQGPPGTGKTHTIRNLICHLMANGKRVLVVAQKEDPLRVLRDGLPAEIRALCLAVLGRSTDQLVQLQLAARELSDRAATLDRTAEQTKVDRLTAQLEEAERELGLAMAGLRAVAEQEASTYAIDGVTLTPGDVGAWLRGHAQAYGDIPDPVSGPAPLTADEFTELIRLATGLAAPDRARAVHQLPPAGELPTAGAVRADRAARVAAAAELDRLAGAGVDLGAVRSIGAQQLDELLTALRQSVTWLTGREGSWTDLLGRLLAEPHWQRMWHDHVTACTRMLGQLAEAARIIGGNAVSIPDALAAEPRRLLGQLGELRNRYAAGKSVGRLVQPALARLAADCRVDGEPLRTTADVDIVVAHVDRARLRQQLAAGWDEWSRRLGIPAPEEHADPEVWVGARLSEAGRSLDWDRRQWPVLHRELRRLVPRADLALDAARLGQVAALLARCPAVFDHDRLAAADRDLAAKLRDGLAQPDASDLWRRLDDAWRDAELTGWDEARAEAGRLAALVPQVRRYLELRGRLAAIAPQWAAAIEAGTAPALAGSGPDCLARWRWRQAQTWFDAVIGSVDPAVLNRRVEQSRERIRRLTEDLVVAAAWLAVAGALDDRRRAALADWTTALRKIGKGTGKSAAAWQGHAQRAMAAAVEAVPVWVMSIDRAVEQFAGGASFDVVIIDEASQADMFALPVLTLASRAVVVGDDQQIGPQLTFVGSVAGLIGAHLADVPSAEHFDPEGSLYDHAVRRSPERILLTEHFRCVPQIIEFSSRQYYDGKIEPLRTDRVPGIGEPVVPVHVPAGVRQSLAGFGDVNVPEAEALVERLAGIVADEAYAGRTLGVVSLLSSSGQALYLLSRIRQEIGEEEMERRRLRVGDAYTFQGDERDVVLVSLVASPHAGPIAAFTKRDYHRRINVAASRARDQLWIFHSMTPDDLRPDDARAALLTYAQHVTSAETTFTDLEQCCDSEFEREVLRRMLLRGLRPLPQFRIGGYRIDFVLPAPDGRRLAVECDGDAYHGPDEWASDMRRQAVLERVGNCVFVRVRGSVFSRDPDAALEPLWRRIEELGIAPEPPPPPAAPQPPAAGFAFSAEQQDLITRLLAEGKPVTIRPDGSVADQAAD